The Paenibacillus spongiae nucleotide sequence CTTTGTTCGTGACCGTATGGGGTGCGATGTAGAATGGTGAAACCGTCACATCGCGGGAAGGGCCTTCCCCGTCAGCGGGAAACCCGTCGGGCATATCATTGCCCATCCGGAACGTCCCGCCAGGGAGCAGAATCATCTCCGTCAGCGGAGCTTGATGCCGGACGCTTTCACGAACAGGATCAGCCTCCGAAATGGCCTTATCGGAGGAAGGGCGGGAAGCCGAGCAGCATGAGGGCTTATTATCGTTCATATCAGACATGGTATTTCTCCTTTATCTGCAGATGTTCTGTTCTTATTCTACCAGACTCCCCCGAAAGCGCCTAGGATGATACGCCGATTACATAAAGTGTCTGACGCTCCGCCATACTATCGGTGTACGGAGGTGAGTACAATGGCGAAAAACAAGAACAATAAAATGAAGGCGTCCCAGAATCAGTTCAATGCTGAATTTGCTCAAGAGAACGCAGGTGAACCAGTAGGTAATACAGCAGCAAACAAAGCCGCTAAGCAAAAAGCGAACAAGTAACCGGACTTCCCGGATCATAAAAGCAAATCTCAAGAGGAGCCGCGCAGGGCTCCTCTTTCTTATGGCCGCCGTTTTCGGCCAGCCGCTGCTGCGTGAATGCCGAAGGTAAGTGTCCGTTCTCGGTCTTAAGATGTAGGATCTTTTCAATCGGCAGACCCTTTATCCCCCCTCTGGCATCGAGTATACTGTGGATACAAAGACAAAAGAGTAATTGAAGGCTGGTGCTGATATGAATGGACATTTTTTAAACCGTCTGATGTGGGGATTATTCATTATCGCCATCGGGGTAGGGTTGATGCTCAAGCAGGGCGGAGTGTTCGATTTTGACCTTGGAGATATTATTTCGGTTTTCTGGCCGCTGCTGCTGATGTTTCTGGGCTTGAAGGAATTTGTTAAGCGAGCGGTTGGCGGACAGGGCTCCTTCTGGGGGGCAGCGGTACTGACGATTGTCGGTTTCGTATTTCTTGGGCGTAATATGGGCTGGTTTATATGGGAATTCGGGGATATCATTCAATTCGCGCTGCCGGTTATCATTATCTTGTTCGGCTTTCGGATGATTATGAAGCCGAAGAAGAAGGGCGGCGATACGCCGTCGCCTACCGATGAATGGAAGGCCTACCCGTATTCGCCATCGGATAAGCCGGTTCCGCCGGCGCCGCCGCTTCATCCGGATCCGACGAAGCCGGGCTCCGGCCTGAATGAGAACGATTATGGCGCGGAACAGCAGGGATCAAAAAATTCGAATCCGAACCCGAATCCGAATTCGTTCGGACCGCATCATGAGGGAGGATATACGCCTCATAACAACGCAGGCCATTACGAATCCAAGATGCAGTCGAAGCTCGACCGGATGCAAGAACGCGCGGAACGCGTCCGGGAACGGATGGAACGGAAGGCGGATAACTGGAGCCATCGCTGCGGGGAACGCCATGGACGCACCGAATGGTGGAATTCGGACTCGAATGCGCAGAACCGTTCCGGTTTTATCGGCGATATCTATGTCGGGCAAGATTATTATGAGCTGAAGCCGATGAATATCTCCCACTTTATCGGAGATACGGTGCTTGATTTAACAAAGGCGCAAATCCCGTTCGGTGAGACGCGGATCCATATCTCTTCCTTTATCGGCGATGTGAAGGTATTTATCCCGAACGACTATGAAGTCGGCGTTCACGTTGTATCCAGTGCGTTTATCGGCGATGTTTCCGTTCTGGACCGCAAGGAAGGCGGCATGTTCAAGAATATGAATGTGGAGACGGCATACTTTCACGAGACGGAAAAAAAAGTTAAGCTGGTCGTCAGCACCTTTATCGGCGATGTGCGCGTTACGAAGGTAGGGTGATTCTCGTTCATGATGGTGAAATTGCTGCGCAGCAGTAAATGGGAAATGATCATGATGTTCGTCGCATCGTCGATCATATCGGTTCTGGTTTGGGTTTTCGGAGGCCACTATGTCGATTCACAGTTCGGGAAACACGATCTGTGGATCGGCGTTGCCGCCGTTTTTTTACTTGTCAGCAGCGGCTTCGGGTATTGGGCGGCGCAGCGGACGCAGCGCCGGATCGATATGCTGTATCTGGGCATCAAGCAGGCCGCGCACGGCAATTATGCCGTCCGTCTGCCAGTGGCCGGCGCCAGATCGTTCTCTTCCGCATATCAGGAGTTTAACGACTTGGTCGCCTCGCTGGAAGAGCGTACGCAGTTGATACAACGTACGGGCGAAGAGCAAGTGATGCACGAGGCGGCTTCGAACGAGGCTGCGGTGCTTGAGGAACGCAAGCGCTTGGCGCGGGATTTGCACGACACGGTCAGCCAGCAGTTATTCGCTATTCATATGTCGGCTTCCTCGCTTCCCAAGTTATTGGAGATGGACAAACAGCGGGCTGAATCGGTTATGAACCAGCTCATAACCATGTCTTCGATGGCGCAGAAGCAAATGCGCGGATTTATTGCCCAGCTTCGTCCGCTGGAGCTGGAAGGCCGGTCGCTTCAAGAGGCGATCGACAAGTGGTTTCCGGATTACTGCCGCCAGAATGGCCTGCAGGGCTTCCAGGAATGGCGCGTGAAGGAGAAGCTGTCCGAAGCGAAGGAGCATCAATTGTTTCTGATTCTTCAAGAAGCGATGGCCAATATCGTCAAGCATTCGGGAGCGCAAACCGCGGTGCTGACGATTTCCGAGACGGAACGGCAAATTGTCATGACCCTTCAGGATGACGGGGCGGGCTTCCGCGCCGATCAGGTGAAGCGGGGATCTTACGGACTTTCTACAATGAGGGAGAGGGCGAACAAGCTCGGAGGAGACGCCTCTATCATCAGCAAGCCGGGCAGCGGGACGCGCGTTCGGGTCACATTGCCAAATTATAGCCATAAAGGAGCCGAAATGGACGATGAACGGGAATGAACAATGGAGAATAATGATTGTTGATGATCATGATATGGTGCGGGCGGGTCTTCGCACCTATCTCATGCTGGAGCCGAAGTTCGATGTTGTTGCCGAGGCAGGCGATGGTTTAGAGGCGCTGGATATTCTGAGGAAGGGCGTGCCTGGAGGCGAGCCGAATCTAATCCTGATGGATTTGATGATGCCCCATATGGATGGCGTGGAAGCGACGAAAGCCATCATGAAGGAGTTTCCCGAGCAGAAGATCGTCATGCTGACAAGCTTTCTGGAGGATGAGAAGGTCGTTGCTGCGGTGGAAGCGGGCGCCGTCAGCTATGTTCTGAAGACCGTATCCGCCGAAGAGCTGATCTACGCGCTGAACGGAGCGGTGAAGGGGATGCCGGTCATGACGTCGGACGTGTCCCAAGCGCTGACGCGCGGCCTCAGGCAGCGGACCGCGCAGGGAGCGGACGAGGGACTGACGGAGAGGGAACGGGAGGTTCTTCTGCTCATCGCGGAGGGACGCTCGAATAAAGAGATCGGCGAGGAACTCCATATCAGCATCAAGACGGTAAAAACGCATGTAAGCAATCTGCTTATGAAGTGCGAGCTGGAGGACCGAACGCAGCTTGCCGTATTCGCTCATCGCAAAGGATGGGTGAAAACGGGATAGCAACGGATCGTAATGGACATTCTAACAAGAAAATAACGATTACATGTTAGGAGAATGCATACGCTATGATCCCCCTTTCATCGAAGCTGCAAGATAACGAGCAGGAATTTGTAGAGATGAGAACGAAGCTGGCGAACTACAACTTCTCCCTTGGAGGCAATTGGGAGTATGACCACGGTTCCTTCGACCGTTCCTTGGATGAAGCGAACATGGTATGGCTTCGTCTGCCGTTCGACGTTACCAATGGCAATTTGGACGGCGAAACGACGGATAACGATGCCAAAATCCGGTTCGGCCAGCCCTTTGTCCTGAAGCATGTATATGAAGAAGGGCTTGATTCCGATGCGCAGTCCGGGGCGCTTGGGAGTTTCGTCGACCAATTTCAGTCACCTTCCGATCCCGATGCCGAGATCGAACCGCATTGGGTGGATAAAGCGAAACAAGTATTGGGAGAACTGGAGCAGGTTCTGCCGCAGTGAAATAGAATAATGGACGAATCCGACGAGGCTGTTGAAGCAAAGTCGGATTTTTTTATGTCTATTTAAATTGTTTTTAAGTTTGATTTAAGGTAGATTGTGCAAGATAGAACTATAGAAACGAGCAATGATGTACAATAGGAATGAAACATGAGGAGGAGATACACAATGGAAGACAACAAAAAGAACCCATTCGACGACTTTTTCCAATCGGGCAGCAGCGACAACAAGATGGATAAAGCGGACGAGACATATAACGAGCACCAAACGGATAAAAATTCCGAGCAGCAGAAGCCGGCCTATTATTATTCGTATGGTCCGTTCAAACCGGCGGCGGAAGCCGATTCGAAACCTATGCAATCCAAACAGGCATATGGCGGCGATTCGGCTCCGGGCAGTCAGGTTGAGGTAACGCCGCCTGCGCAGCTTCGGCCGTTCGCTCCGACACAGTCGGCTAAAGGCGGTTGGCAGGGACGTGAGCCGCGGCGCACATCGTTCAAAGCGGTCTTCGCTTCTTTCATGGTCGGAGTAGTGGCAGTCGGCTCCTTGATGTTCATGGCGGACCGGCAAAATTGGTTCTCCAGCGATCAAGCGCTTGGCGGCTCGCCATCGGTCGGACAAGGGGCGAACACGAACGCCAAGCCGGGAGACGACGGCGTCGTATCGAATGTCTCCGATGTCGTCAGACCGAATAACATCGCCAAAATTTTCGAACAGGCAAGCCCGGCGGTCGTAAAAATCCAGACGTTCTCCAAGCAGCAGCAATCGAACCGAAGCGACAGCATATTGGATGACCCGTTCTTCCGTCAGTTCTTCGGCGACGGGTACGGGGATCAAGGCGGCGGCGACAGCTCCGGACAAGGTACCGGTCAGCTCGTTCCGAGCGGAATGGGAACCGGCTTCTTCTTCGAATCCGACGGTTACATCCTGACGAATCAGCACGTCATCGCCGATGCCGACGAGATTCAGGTGACGGTCGAAGGCCACGACAAGCCGCTCACGGCGAAGAAGCTAGGCGCCAACTACGATCTTGACCTTGCGGTGCTGAAGGTGGAGGGGACGGGGTTCCCGACGCTGAAAATAGGCAGCTCCGAGAAAGCCGATATCGGCGATTGGGTCGTGGCGATCGGCAACCCGCACGGCTTCGACCATACGGTAACGGTCGGCGTACTCAGCGCCAAAGAAAGACCGATCAGCATTCCGGATGCGGAGGGAACGCGTAACTACGAGCACCTGCTGCAGACAGACGCTTCCATTAATCCCGGCAACTCCGGCGGCCCGCTGCTCAACCTGCAAGGGGAAGTGATCGGCATCAACACGGCCGTCAGCTCGCAAGCGCAGGGCATCGGATTTGCGATTCCGACCAGTACGATTATGGAGAATCTGGAAGCACTGAAAGCAA carries:
- a CDS encoding S1C family serine protease, translated to MEDNKKNPFDDFFQSGSSDNKMDKADETYNEHQTDKNSEQQKPAYYYSYGPFKPAAEADSKPMQSKQAYGGDSAPGSQVEVTPPAQLRPFAPTQSAKGGWQGREPRRTSFKAVFASFMVGVVAVGSLMFMADRQNWFSSDQALGGSPSVGQGANTNAKPGDDGVVSNVSDVVRPNNIAKIFEQASPAVVKIQTFSKQQQSNRSDSILDDPFFRQFFGDGYGDQGGGDSSGQGTGQLVPSGMGTGFFFESDGYILTNQHVIADADEIQVTVEGHDKPLTAKKLGANYDLDLAVLKVEGTGFPTLKIGSSEKADIGDWVVAIGNPHGFDHTVTVGVLSAKERPISIPDAEGTRNYEHLLQTDASINPGNSGGPLLNLQGEVIGINTAVSSQAQGIGFAIPTSTIMENLEALKANKEIPKKPAPFIGARLGDISDQLQQELGLSSKEGFYIDSVIYKSPAYLADLRQYDVITAMDGTKYKTKEEFIAAVKTKAVGDKITLSIIRNGKSMDVTVEIGNANEFAQQPQNQRQQQ
- a CDS encoding sensor histidine kinase codes for the protein MMVKLLRSSKWEMIMMFVASSIISVLVWVFGGHYVDSQFGKHDLWIGVAAVFLLVSSGFGYWAAQRTQRRIDMLYLGIKQAAHGNYAVRLPVAGARSFSSAYQEFNDLVASLEERTQLIQRTGEEQVMHEAASNEAAVLEERKRLARDLHDTVSQQLFAIHMSASSLPKLLEMDKQRAESVMNQLITMSSMAQKQMRGFIAQLRPLELEGRSLQEAIDKWFPDYCRQNGLQGFQEWRVKEKLSEAKEHQLFLILQEAMANIVKHSGAQTAVLTISETERQIVMTLQDDGAGFRADQVKRGSYGLSTMRERANKLGGDASIISKPGSGTRVRVTLPNYSHKGAEMDDERE
- a CDS encoding YugN-like family protein; the encoded protein is MIPLSSKLQDNEQEFVEMRTKLANYNFSLGGNWEYDHGSFDRSLDEANMVWLRLPFDVTNGNLDGETTDNDAKIRFGQPFVLKHVYEEGLDSDAQSGALGSFVDQFQSPSDPDAEIEPHWVDKAKQVLGELEQVLPQ
- the liaF gene encoding cell wall-active antibiotics response protein LiaF codes for the protein MNGHFLNRLMWGLFIIAIGVGLMLKQGGVFDFDLGDIISVFWPLLLMFLGLKEFVKRAVGGQGSFWGAAVLTIVGFVFLGRNMGWFIWEFGDIIQFALPVIIILFGFRMIMKPKKKGGDTPSPTDEWKAYPYSPSDKPVPPAPPLHPDPTKPGSGLNENDYGAEQQGSKNSNPNPNPNSFGPHHEGGYTPHNNAGHYESKMQSKLDRMQERAERVRERMERKADNWSHRCGERHGRTEWWNSDSNAQNRSGFIGDIYVGQDYYELKPMNISHFIGDTVLDLTKAQIPFGETRIHISSFIGDVKVFIPNDYEVGVHVVSSAFIGDVSVLDRKEGGMFKNMNVETAYFHETEKKVKLVVSTFIGDVRVTKVG
- a CDS encoding response regulator — its product is MNGNEQWRIMIVDDHDMVRAGLRTYLMLEPKFDVVAEAGDGLEALDILRKGVPGGEPNLILMDLMMPHMDGVEATKAIMKEFPEQKIVMLTSFLEDEKVVAAVEAGAVSYVLKTVSAEELIYALNGAVKGMPVMTSDVSQALTRGLRQRTAQGADEGLTEREREVLLLIAEGRSNKEIGEELHISIKTVKTHVSNLLMKCELEDRTQLAVFAHRKGWVKTG